In Tuberibacillus sp. Marseille-P3662, the following proteins share a genomic window:
- a CDS encoding YfhE family protein — protein sequence MSKNKSENKMRDWYNLNKTQSVNYQREFKRADRSYDQGKKS from the coding sequence ATGAGTAAAAACAAAAGTGAAAACAAAATGCGTGACTGGTATAACTTAAACAAAACTCAATCTGTTAACTATCAACGGGAATTCAAACGTGCGGACCGATCCTATGATCAGGGAAAAAAATCTTAA
- a CDS encoding ABC transporter permease — MKNEQVSMGRDDSYEVERQLWRKERKRQRFLQTLTVVSPLFLLVVWEIFARTNMIDARFFPPPTAILQTFYDMAMSGELFTHIGISLYRIFFGFLAGVVPGIVIGLLIGMYMPVRYALQPLIMALMPIPTIALIPLVIIIFGIGDLSKIVIIGLSVFFPVAINTAAGVSNIDRVYVEVAKNYGAKSKDYFFKIALPGSLPVMMEGIQMGQAIALLTIVAAEMIAAQSGIGYLIWTSFKIFDFKSMFVGLILISFFGYLFSILLRWIQRKLIPWQ; from the coding sequence ATGAAGAATGAACAAGTGAGCATGGGCCGTGATGACTCATATGAGGTGGAACGGCAGCTTTGGAGGAAAGAGAGAAAAAGACAGCGATTCCTACAGACATTAACCGTTGTCTCACCATTATTCTTACTTGTTGTATGGGAAATTTTTGCGCGCACCAATATGATCGATGCACGGTTTTTCCCACCGCCAACGGCGATTTTACAGACGTTTTATGACATGGCCATGAGCGGGGAATTGTTCACCCATATAGGTATCAGTTTATACCGGATCTTTTTCGGCTTCTTGGCCGGTGTGGTCCCAGGGATTGTCATTGGGCTGTTAATTGGTATGTATATGCCGGTTCGTTACGCCTTACAACCCTTAATTATGGCCTTGATGCCGATTCCGACCATCGCTCTAATTCCACTTGTGATCATTATATTTGGGATTGGCGATTTATCAAAGATCGTGATCATTGGTTTAAGTGTGTTCTTCCCAGTTGCTATTAATACAGCTGCGGGTGTGAGTAATATTGATAGGGTATATGTCGAAGTGGCTAAGAACTATGGGGCCAAGTCGAAGGACTATTTCTTTAAAATTGCGTTACCAGGTTCACTCCCAGTGATGATGGAAGGGATTCAAATGGGGCAGGCCATTGCTTTACTCACAATTGTCGCTGCGGAAATGATAGCCGCTCAATCCGGTATTGGATATCTTATCTGGACGTCGTTTAAGATCTTTGACTTCAAATCCATGTTTGTCGGATTAATTCTGATCTCATTTTTCGGGTACCTATTTTCCATCCTATTGCGATGGATTCAACGTAAGCTTATACCGTGGCAGTAA
- a CDS encoding YfkD family protein, translating to MISLLTAVALIIGPVHFVDGKENKKSPEKKQQQIKIPKSVIDISKENTYPNPSQDEPELQPSEMTQALLETSKVPIENTNLIHLLNESNINTSKLSLGYNAMIYLGKWPLSYQSKKTTVNWQYKKVNVNESDNRGGKGKQKLNFNQEKQMNVTGGLTAEVPSQKDVKKLMMMKASKHTNLPIAFSTIIGARTTADRIYHVEPKRVGHLEAYVPAVNEKGTVTYGEVYLGLDGGDKFIKVKNVTQQGIGAWIPVQDYVSLKYHASK from the coding sequence ATGATTTCATTGTTGACAGCCGTAGCCCTTATTATTGGGCCCGTCCATTTTGTTGATGGAAAGGAGAATAAAAAATCACCTGAAAAGAAACAGCAACAGATTAAAATACCGAAATCTGTTATTGATATTTCTAAGGAAAATACGTACCCGAATCCGTCACAAGATGAACCGGAATTACAACCAAGTGAAATGACACAAGCATTACTGGAAACATCGAAAGTACCGATTGAAAATACAAATCTTATCCATTTGTTGAATGAATCTAATATTAATACATCAAAACTGTCACTCGGATATAATGCCATGATTTATTTAGGTAAGTGGCCGTTGAGCTACCAATCCAAGAAAACGACGGTAAATTGGCAGTACAAGAAAGTGAACGTGAATGAGTCAGATAACCGGGGTGGCAAAGGTAAACAAAAGCTTAATTTTAACCAAGAAAAGCAAATGAACGTCACTGGTGGACTAACAGCAGAAGTCCCTTCCCAAAAAGATGTTAAGAAATTGATGATGATGAAAGCATCTAAGCACACTAACTTACCCATAGCCTTTAGTACTATTATTGGCGCAAGAACAACTGCTGACCGCATTTATCATGTTGAACCGAAACGTGTGGGTCACTTAGAGGCGTACGTTCCGGCCGTAAACGAAAAAGGTACAGTGACGTATGGAGAAGTTTACCTCGGTCTTGACGGCGGCGACAAATTTATAAAGGTTAAAAATGTCACCCAACAAGGCATCGGCGCTTGGATTCCTGTTCAAGATTATGTATCCTTAAAATATCATGCATCAAAATAA
- a CDS encoding metal-dependent hydrolase, which translates to MDTGTHVVMGIGLYALTSVDPVVTTHAATDNALLFATIAASVIPDIDTVLKAKDNATYIRNHRGATHSIPATCLWPIVLTGVIQTFFPEANLFHIWIWSFLGVFLHVFVDIFNAYGTQALRPLTYKWIALESINIFDPLIFGLHIAGFVLWYLFAAPVVIFLTIYAILIIYYIWRIIARRRAEHQVQSTINGALNVHLSPTIHWTQYHMAAQSEDQYFVGELNRGKLTIIDTFDRKPIPENDLFHLAEQDENIAAFQSFSPIYRWEWAKKNNLHEIRFIDLRYLTNNGKHYPFVAIAHINEDHGVIASYTGWVYSEAKLQKKLNQTAHQV; encoded by the coding sequence ATGGACACCGGCACGCACGTTGTCATGGGCATCGGTCTATATGCATTAACGTCTGTTGACCCAGTCGTAACCACACATGCTGCGACAGATAACGCTCTATTATTTGCAACCATTGCCGCCTCAGTTATTCCGGATATTGACACCGTGCTTAAGGCAAAGGATAACGCCACATATATCCGTAATCATCGCGGTGCGACACATTCAATTCCTGCAACTTGTTTGTGGCCCATTGTTTTAACAGGTGTCATACAAACCTTTTTTCCCGAAGCCAATCTATTTCATATTTGGATCTGGTCGTTTCTCGGGGTGTTTTTACATGTCTTTGTTGATATCTTTAATGCCTATGGCACACAGGCCTTAAGACCTTTAACGTACAAATGGATTGCGTTAGAAAGCATTAATATATTTGATCCATTGATATTCGGATTGCACATTGCCGGATTTGTGCTTTGGTATTTATTTGCTGCTCCCGTTGTCATTTTTTTAACGATTTATGCTATATTAATTATTTATTATATCTGGCGTATCATAGCTCGGAGGCGCGCTGAACACCAAGTTCAATCAACCATCAATGGAGCATTGAACGTCCACCTTTCACCAACCATTCATTGGACTCAATATCATATGGCTGCTCAATCTGAGGACCAATATTTCGTTGGTGAACTTAATAGAGGCAAGTTAACCATTATAGACACATTTGACCGCAAGCCGATTCCTGAAAACGACCTATTTCACCTTGCTGAGCAGGATGAAAACATCGCCGCCTTTCAATCGTTTTCTCCCATTTATAGATGGGAATGGGCAAAAAAGAACAATCTGCATGAAATTAGATTTATTGATCTCAGATATTTAACTAATAATGGAAAACACTATCCATTTGTCGCGATTGCTCATATCAATGAGGACCATGGTGTGATTGCTTCTTATACAGGTTGGGTTTACAGCGAAGCAAAACTGCAAAAGAAGTTAAATCAGACAGCGCACCAAGTTTAA
- a CDS encoding ABC transporter ATP-binding protein → MSGDTKITIRDLNKIFFKKDSEVVALNNINLDIADGEFVCLIGPSGCGKTTLLKILAGLEDTSTGDFNIVSSDHDRPLQSMIFQEKGVIPWMTVEENVAFGLNMRHVPKAEREERTDYYLDKVGLKDFRHLYPSEISGGMKQRVSIGRAFANDPEILLMDEPFAALDEQNKFILQEELLNIWAETKKTVLYITHSIDEALLLSDRILLMNGQPGEIVKEKHVDLPRPRTMEMVRSNPDMNEEFVDIWNHLQQAVAATRQ, encoded by the coding sequence ATGAGTGGGGACACGAAAATCACGATTCGTGATTTAAATAAGATTTTCTTTAAAAAGGATTCCGAGGTTGTTGCTTTAAATAATATTAATCTTGATATTGCAGATGGTGAATTTGTTTGCCTCATTGGTCCAAGCGGTTGTGGAAAAACGACCTTGCTAAAAATTTTGGCGGGCTTGGAAGATACCAGTACGGGTGATTTTAATATCGTTTCTAGTGATCATGATCGTCCGTTACAATCAATGATTTTTCAAGAAAAAGGCGTCATTCCATGGATGACGGTGGAAGAGAATGTCGCCTTTGGACTTAATATGCGGCACGTTCCGAAAGCGGAGAGAGAGGAGCGGACCGATTATTATTTAGACAAAGTCGGTCTAAAAGACTTTCGCCACCTTTATCCATCAGAGATTTCCGGTGGGATGAAGCAAAGAGTCAGCATTGGGAGAGCCTTTGCCAATGACCCGGAAATTCTTTTAATGGATGAACCTTTTGCTGCTCTTGATGAGCAAAACAAATTTATTTTACAAGAGGAACTACTGAATATTTGGGCTGAAACGAAGAAAACCGTTTTATACATCACACATAGTATTGATGAAGCGTTGCTTCTGAGTGATCGAATTTTACTCATGAATGGTCAGCCCGGTGAGATTGTTAAAGAAAAGCATGTAGATCTGCCGCGACCCCGGACGATGGAAATGGTACGGTCTAATCCTGACATGAACGAGGAATTTGTGGATATATGGAATCACCTGCAACAGGCGGTCGCGGCCACCCGCCAATGA
- the recX gene encoding recombination regulator RecX, producing the protein MTYLVTKIAVNEKNKSHYHVHVMSEEGEETIFDIHEDVLVSQALRKDLELTATDMEQLKERAELNQIYQLAIHYLSYRMRTIKELGDHLSKKGYDHERVGQVVERLKQEKLLDDAAFAAAFVRSRKNLSNKGPNIILQELRQKGVQRQTAETALSEYPFQDQFDNALKAAQKKWSQQTRKSATERKQQVQAFLLQKGFTHQVIPAVVDEISTLDDGQEREAIQYQGEKALRKYQAKFEGHDLRQKVMQFLYRKGFTRDLIEQFLQEALDDE; encoded by the coding sequence ATGACTTATCTGGTAACAAAAATCGCAGTGAATGAAAAAAATAAAAGTCATTATCATGTTCATGTTATGTCCGAAGAGGGAGAGGAAACGATCTTCGATATTCACGAAGATGTTCTGGTTTCCCAAGCTTTGCGAAAGGATTTAGAGTTGACGGCAACAGACATGGAACAGCTGAAGGAACGAGCGGAGCTCAATCAAATCTATCAATTGGCGATTCATTATTTATCGTACCGTATGCGAACGATTAAGGAATTGGGCGACCACTTGTCTAAAAAAGGCTATGATCATGAACGGGTGGGTCAGGTGGTTGAACGTCTGAAACAAGAAAAACTTTTAGATGATGCCGCTTTTGCTGCTGCTTTTGTCCGTTCTCGAAAAAATTTGAGTAACAAAGGCCCTAACATCATTCTTCAAGAGTTGCGTCAAAAAGGTGTGCAAAGGCAAACAGCTGAAACGGCACTTTCGGAATATCCTTTTCAAGATCAGTTTGATAATGCGCTTAAGGCAGCCCAAAAAAAATGGTCGCAACAAACAAGAAAATCCGCGACGGAAAGAAAACAACAAGTACAAGCCTTTTTATTACAGAAAGGGTTCACACATCAAGTTATCCCGGCTGTCGTGGATGAAATCAGCACATTAGATGATGGTCAGGAACGGGAAGCGATTCAGTATCAAGGGGAGAAGGCCCTTCGTAAATATCAAGCCAAATTCGAAGGACATGACTTGCGTCAGAAAGTGATGCAGTTTTTATATAGAAAAGGTTTCACACGAGATCTTATCGAGCAATTTCTCCAAGAGGCGTTGGATGATGAATAA
- the pdaA gene encoding delta-lactam-biosynthetic de-N-acetylase has protein sequence MPVKSFIILSCVAMMFLAPAQAAAEAWFFKPNGNEPPTTDSKYIKLLDKYDGAWIGDPSKKTIYLTFDNGYEEGYTKEILDVLDKKNVPAAFFITGQYIKDQPKVVKRMVKDGHIVGNHSWGHPDLSKISDKKYKVEIKRLDMAFHELTGKHMKYVRPPRGTFSKRALELGYKMGYHNIFWSFAYVDWLTDQQKGKKHAYKSIMKRVHPGAIMLLHTVSKDNAKALPKVIDDLRDEGYQFKSLDYLMGHKKIPEFIFG, from the coding sequence ATGCCCGTTAAGTCATTCATAATCCTAAGTTGTGTGGCCATGATGTTTCTAGCGCCTGCACAGGCAGCGGCGGAAGCATGGTTCTTTAAACCAAATGGTAACGAACCACCAACAACTGATTCTAAGTATATCAAGCTTTTGGACAAATATGATGGTGCTTGGATTGGCGACCCAAGTAAGAAGACCATTTACCTGACATTTGATAACGGCTATGAGGAAGGCTATACTAAGGAAATCCTAGATGTTCTGGACAAGAAAAACGTTCCGGCTGCCTTTTTTATAACGGGACAGTATATTAAAGATCAACCTAAGGTGGTTAAGCGAATGGTTAAGGATGGCCATATCGTTGGTAATCATTCGTGGGGGCATCCCGATTTATCAAAAATTAGTGACAAAAAGTATAAAGTAGAAATTAAACGCTTGGATATGGCGTTTCACGAATTGACGGGCAAGCATATGAAATACGTGCGCCCCCCTCGTGGAACGTTCAGTAAACGGGCATTAGAACTCGGCTATAAGATGGGTTATCACAATATTTTCTGGTCGTTTGCCTATGTTGATTGGTTAACCGATCAACAGAAGGGCAAAAAGCATGCTTACAAAAGCATTATGAAACGCGTCCATCCAGGTGCCATCATGTTACTGCATACAGTTTCTAAAGATAATGCGAAGGCCCTTCCAAAAGTCATCGATGACCTTCGCGATGAAGGTTATCAATTCAAAAGCTTAGATTACCTTATGGGACATAAGAAAATACCTGAATTTATTTTTGGCTAG
- a CDS encoding SOS response-associated peptidase yields MCGRFTLTFDLEQLFNRFNIAYPAEFNLDMSYNIAPSQEVVAVVKGHKGNKIGKLRWGLVPSWAKDPSIGHKMINARSETAPEKPSFCEPLQKRRCLVIADGFYEWKKIGGQKQPYYIYLKDRRVFAFAGLWSVWKQGGERLSTCTILTTKANTMMADLHHRMPVILNKEQEKAWLNPQTELNQLKTMMISYPSEEMDAHPVSDAVNSPKNNSYALTEPLINK; encoded by the coding sequence ATGTGTGGCAGATTTACGTTGACTTTCGATTTAGAACAACTCTTTAATCGGTTTAATATTGCCTATCCTGCAGAGTTTAACTTGGATATGAGTTATAATATTGCACCATCACAAGAGGTCGTCGCTGTTGTCAAAGGCCATAAGGGAAATAAAATAGGAAAACTGCGCTGGGGACTCGTACCTTCTTGGGCTAAAGATCCGTCGATAGGTCATAAAATGATTAATGCCCGGTCGGAAACGGCACCGGAGAAACCAAGTTTTTGTGAGCCTCTACAAAAGCGGCGTTGTCTTGTCATAGCTGATGGTTTCTATGAATGGAAAAAGATCGGCGGACAAAAACAGCCTTATTATATCTATTTAAAGGATCGTCGTGTGTTTGCCTTTGCCGGTCTATGGTCAGTATGGAAACAAGGCGGCGAGCGCTTGTCAACTTGTACAATTTTAACAACGAAGGCAAATACGATGATGGCTGACTTACATCACCGGATGCCTGTCATTCTTAATAAAGAACAAGAAAAAGCGTGGCTGAACCCACAGACGGAATTAAATCAACTTAAAACGATGATGATATCATATCCCTCTGAAGAAATGGATGCACATCCTGTCTCAGATGCGGTCAATTCTCCTAAAAATAATAGCTATGCTTTAACGGAGCCGTTAATAAACAAATGA
- a CDS encoding YfhH family protein: MERRYSDMSKHELRLEIAELKEKARKAEQMGMVNDFAVQQRKAQMAEAYLLDPSAFNPGDVCQVVVNPELTAFTISYMNGVFAWGTHQDSDNVVAYPISILKQVR; encoded by the coding sequence ATGGAACGCCGTTACAGTGACATGAGCAAACATGAATTACGTTTAGAAATAGCCGAACTCAAGGAGAAGGCGAGGAAAGCTGAACAAATGGGCATGGTGAATGATTTTGCTGTTCAGCAACGGAAAGCTCAGATGGCTGAAGCTTATTTATTGGATCCTAGTGCCTTCAATCCCGGTGATGTCTGTCAAGTCGTCGTTAATCCAGAATTAACGGCTTTTACCATTTCTTATATGAACGGCGTATTTGCTTGGGGCACGCATCAGGATTCTGATAACGTTGTCGCTTACCCAATATCGATTTTGAAACAAGTGCGGTAA
- a CDS encoding ABC transporter substrate-binding protein: MFKKGLALVMIIPLIMFVIAGCGSNDQSGETGVKKKAEPVDGELKPLEKEATVTIAEDGSASGAGFYIAKEKGYFEDYNINVEFTKFSNSDQMMPALAAGKIDIAGGISSASFFNSIAQGINVKMIADKGHNIKGQSYFSFVIRKGLQDEIQSYKDFKGKTIAVSTKNGVDDYIFSQMLEHAGLTRDDVQFELMSNFGNMTGSMANKQIDAALQIEPLITKGVQQGVHVPFGDATDYAPKAQIAMVLGSPKFVNERQKVALRFMVAYLKGVRDYNDAFVKNKGGKDEIIKIMTQHTSLQDPEIWKKVRVTGLNPNGRMFVDNIKDQYKWYQSRGAIKGNLNFDKAVDTSLIEKAVDVLGEYK, translated from the coding sequence ATGTTTAAAAAGGGATTGGCGCTTGTCATGATAATCCCGCTAATCATGTTTGTCATAGCTGGATGTGGGTCAAATGATCAATCTGGTGAAACAGGGGTTAAAAAGAAGGCTGAACCTGTCGATGGAGAGTTAAAACCATTGGAGAAAGAAGCAACGGTGACGATTGCTGAAGACGGATCGGCATCGGGAGCCGGGTTCTATATCGCAAAAGAAAAAGGCTATTTCGAAGACTATAATATCAATGTCGAGTTTACGAAGTTCTCGAACAGTGACCAAATGATGCCGGCATTGGCGGCAGGAAAAATTGATATCGCCGGCGGCATTTCCTCCGCCTCATTTTTCAATTCCATTGCACAAGGGATTAATGTTAAAATGATTGCTGACAAAGGTCATAATATAAAGGGTCAATCCTATTTTTCATTTGTGATTAGAAAAGGGCTTCAAGATGAGATTCAATCATACAAAGACTTTAAAGGGAAGACTATCGCTGTTTCTACTAAGAACGGCGTTGATGATTACATCTTCAGCCAGATGCTTGAGCATGCTGGTCTAACGCGTGATGATGTTCAATTTGAATTAATGTCGAATTTCGGGAATATGACGGGTTCAATGGCTAATAAGCAGATTGATGCCGCATTACAAATTGAACCACTCATAACGAAAGGCGTTCAGCAAGGTGTGCATGTTCCATTTGGTGATGCGACCGATTATGCTCCTAAAGCACAGATTGCCATGGTATTAGGCTCACCTAAGTTTGTTAATGAGCGCCAGAAGGTAGCCTTACGCTTCATGGTTGCCTATTTAAAAGGGGTTCGTGATTATAATGACGCCTTTGTTAAAAATAAGGGTGGAAAAGACGAGATCATTAAGATTATGACTCAGCATACGTCTTTACAGGATCCGGAAATCTGGAAAAAAGTACGCGTGACTGGCTTGAATCCAAATGGCCGCATGTTCGTTGACAATATTAAGGATCAATATAAATGGTATCAATCACGCGGGGCCATCAAAGGGAACTTAAATTTTGATAAAGCTGTCGATACATCGTTAATTGAAAAAGCGGTTGATGTCCTTGGTGAATATAAATAG
- a CDS encoding DUF402 domain-containing protein has translation MRFPHPGNVIEVQSYKHDGTLHRVWDETWVLYRSTNTIIGGNHRTTVTESNGEQWYTKEPAITYFSTEKWFNVIAMLRETGVHYYCNLGSPITWDGEALKYIDYDLDIKVFPNMSYRLLDEDEYSEHKQEMNYPDQLDHILRSHVSELIDWIEKRKGPFNQQFTDKWYDAFKQHVKAR, from the coding sequence ATGCGCTTTCCTCACCCGGGTAATGTGATCGAAGTTCAAAGTTATAAACATGATGGTACGTTGCACCGCGTTTGGGATGAAACTTGGGTGCTATATCGTTCAACAAACACAATTATTGGTGGGAATCATCGAACGACCGTGACCGAATCCAATGGGGAACAATGGTATACTAAGGAGCCAGCGATTACCTATTTTAGTACGGAAAAATGGTTTAATGTGATTGCGATGCTTCGAGAGACTGGGGTTCATTACTATTGTAACCTCGGTTCACCCATTACTTGGGATGGCGAAGCTCTTAAATATATCGACTATGATTTAGATATCAAGGTGTTTCCAAATATGTCCTATCGGCTTTTAGATGAGGATGAATACTCTGAGCACAAGCAAGAAATGAATTATCCTGATCAATTGGATCATATATTGAGATCTCACGTTAGTGAATTAATTGACTGGATTGAGAAGCGAAAGGGACCATTCAATCAGCAGTTTACTGATAAATGGTACGACGCTTTTAAGCAGCATGTGAAAGCTAGGTGA
- a CDS encoding DNA-3-methyladenine glycosylase family protein: MWTKTIKIEPPYDFDRGLRRLAFNPLNQVDIHERHISVPLWQDDEPIVVHVKATGRLQSPSFRVTSNGEEHETIQQLTRIFNWDQPLQPVIDHFQGTQLESLFTTYYGTPVIKDFSLYRSLMTSIIHQQLNLKVAHMLTERFVHTFGFQHEGVWFYPQPQTVAALDYQQLRELKFSQRKSEYLIDTSRMIAEGQLDLPSLHNESDEDVIKTLVKVRGIGPWTAQSLLLSGMGRSDLMPAKDIGLQNAIKGLLGLERKPSVSEIEVMSQEWRPYNSYAALYLWESLGNQTV, from the coding sequence GTGTGGACCAAAACCATTAAAATAGAGCCACCGTATGACTTTGATCGGGGATTGCGAAGGCTAGCGTTTAATCCGCTTAATCAAGTGGATATTCACGAAAGACATATAAGTGTTCCACTCTGGCAAGATGATGAACCCATTGTTGTTCATGTTAAGGCAACGGGCCGTCTCCAGTCACCTTCGTTTCGCGTTACTTCAAATGGTGAGGAGCACGAGACGATACAGCAACTAACCCGTATTTTTAATTGGGATCAACCTCTACAGCCAGTTATTGATCATTTCCAAGGAACACAGCTTGAGTCACTTTTTACGACCTACTATGGAACGCCGGTAATTAAAGATTTCTCTCTGTACCGGTCACTGATGACGAGTATTATTCACCAACAGTTGAACTTAAAGGTCGCTCATATGTTGACGGAACGTTTCGTTCATACTTTCGGTTTTCAACATGAAGGCGTGTGGTTTTATCCACAACCACAAACTGTTGCGGCACTTGATTATCAACAGTTACGTGAGTTGAAATTTAGTCAACGGAAGTCGGAATATCTCATTGATACATCGCGAATGATCGCCGAGGGTCAACTAGATTTACCGAGTTTACATAATGAAAGTGATGAGGATGTTATCAAGACGCTTGTCAAAGTCAGAGGCATCGGTCCTTGGACGGCGCAAAGTCTGTTGTTATCAGGGATGGGGCGTTCTGATTTAATGCCTGCTAAAGATATCGGTTTGCAAAATGCTATAAAAGGTCTGCTGGGATTAGAGCGTAAACCGTCAGTATCCGAGATTGAGGTGATGAGTCAGGAATGGCGTCCTTATAATAGCTATGCTGCTTTGTATTTATGGGAAAGTTTAGGGAATCAAACTGTGTAG
- the mutY gene encoding A/G-specific adenine glycosylase, which yields MTSPMINPDFSQNLVRWFKDNKRDLPWRRTNNPYYIWISEIMLQQTQVDTVIPYFNAFINQFPEPEILAQADESQVLKAWEGLGYYSRARNLHQGVKEVVESYGGHVPDNKKDIRSIKGIGPYTAGAILSIAFNQPEPAVDGNVMRVMSRVLLIDDDTSKQQTKQTFERILSDIIPEHEASAFNQGLMELGALICKPKQPLCEHCPVREQCLAFDEGVQTEYPVKKKKAKQRHEYYGVLFVQNDTGDVLIRQRPDQGLLAGLWEFPMVAFNHPNESISDVLEKQDVLLSLESTGIQFTHTFTHIKWHMDIYKARTFDRELQESFGGYWVNQEDLDQYPFPVSHQKVIQKLRAI from the coding sequence TTGACATCACCGATGATTAACCCTGATTTTAGTCAGAACCTTGTCCGATGGTTCAAGGATAACAAACGGGACTTACCTTGGAGAAGAACGAATAATCCCTATTATATATGGATATCCGAAATTATGCTTCAGCAAACGCAGGTAGACACAGTTATTCCCTATTTTAACGCATTTATAAACCAATTTCCTGAACCAGAAATCTTAGCTCAAGCTGATGAAAGTCAGGTCCTGAAGGCCTGGGAAGGTTTAGGGTATTATTCAAGGGCTCGAAATCTTCATCAAGGGGTTAAAGAAGTTGTTGAGAGTTACGGAGGTCATGTTCCTGATAATAAGAAGGACATTCGATCCATTAAAGGCATCGGTCCTTACACAGCTGGTGCCATCCTGAGCATCGCATTTAACCAACCGGAACCTGCCGTTGACGGCAATGTCATGCGCGTGATGTCCCGTGTCTTATTAATCGATGACGATACGAGTAAGCAGCAAACGAAACAAACGTTTGAACGCATTTTATCTGACATCATTCCTGAACATGAAGCTTCCGCTTTTAACCAAGGATTAATGGAGCTAGGAGCTTTAATTTGTAAGCCAAAACAGCCATTATGTGAGCATTGCCCTGTCCGTGAGCAATGTCTGGCCTTTGATGAAGGGGTACAAACAGAATATCCCGTTAAAAAGAAAAAAGCCAAACAAAGACATGAGTATTATGGCGTCTTGTTTGTGCAAAATGACACCGGTGATGTGTTGATTAGACAACGACCTGATCAGGGACTGTTAGCAGGTCTTTGGGAATTTCCAATGGTGGCATTCAATCATCCCAATGAATCCATCTCAGATGTTCTAGAAAAGCAAGATGTCCTATTGTCTTTGGAGAGCACAGGTATACAATTCACTCATACATTTACACATATCAAGTGGCATATGGACATTTATAAAGCTCGTACGTTTGATCGTGAATTACAGGAATCCTTTGGCGGCTATTGGGTCAATCAAGAAGATTTGGATCAATATCCTTTTCCTGTCTCCCATCAAAAAGTCATACAAAAATTAAGAGCGATTTAG
- a CDS encoding YhfC family intramembrane metalloprotease, translating into MVSGMSIAGIIAQLVLSVILPVVLIFVFKRKNLLSIKALGVGLLVFIIFSQILEKLLHVALLNPNEPALKWSANPYLYALYGMLAAGLFEEFGRYFGFKLLLKKHQSYGDGLSLGLGHGGIEAMLVGGIGAVNALVLSNMINAGQFDQVASQLDPEQAKIMKEQITSTSFWSYFISGLERVASLIMQLFLSLLVLVGVRKGSFKYVWYAVGIHALFDAAPALYQSGILQNIWFVESIIFLLGLAAFIGIRKIRVSFE; encoded by the coding sequence ATGGTTAGTGGGATGTCAATCGCTGGTATAATTGCACAATTGGTCTTATCAGTTATTCTACCGGTTGTATTAATATTTGTTTTCAAACGGAAAAATTTACTCTCAATAAAGGCGCTAGGTGTGGGGCTCCTGGTATTCATTATTTTCAGTCAAATATTAGAAAAACTGTTACACGTAGCTCTACTGAACCCAAATGAACCGGCGTTAAAGTGGTCCGCAAACCCTTATCTGTATGCTTTATATGGCATGTTAGCGGCCGGTTTATTTGAAGAATTCGGCCGATATTTCGGTTTTAAGCTCCTGTTAAAAAAGCACCAATCTTATGGTGACGGATTATCCCTTGGCCTTGGTCATGGCGGTATTGAAGCTATGTTGGTCGGCGGTATAGGTGCAGTTAATGCTCTAGTGCTATCAAATATGATCAATGCTGGACAATTCGATCAAGTAGCCAGTCAATTAGATCCAGAACAAGCCAAAATCATGAAAGAACAGATCACGAGTACATCGTTTTGGTCTTATTTTATCAGCGGCCTTGAACGTGTGGCCTCCCTCATCATGCAACTCTTTTTATCACTCTTAGTGCTGGTTGGTGTCCGTAAAGGATCTTTCAAGTATGTATGGTATGCTGTCGGGATCCATGCTTTGTTCGACGCCGCACCTGCATTGTACCAGTCAGGCATTCTTCAAAATATCTGGTTTGTAGAAAGCATCATCTTTTTACTCGGTTTAGCTGCCTTTATCGGCATCCGGAAAATACGAGTATCCTTCGAATAA